The following are from one region of the Blastocatellia bacterium genome:
- a CDS encoding DolP-mannose mannosyltransferase produces MQAASAPDEAPATGAWWRRARNVRAAWLALAAFALGVSVMLLHHPGRLAERGDLAIWDYVAQSILRGQVPYRDVVEIKTPASAYLSAIAMAVGRSAGMQDIAAVRLLQVLLVGLLSAVTFLVAEAYLRNRLAALIAFLIPLLPDHLVVMIAGTQPKLPMILFGMLSLLLIARDKPFWAGLCSMLACLCWQPGLMFTGTAVLICSRYLTSWRDGRALKVMAGALIPLAAMLIYFAAVGALSDLWTWTMTFNASVYAPRQVKGPLSALAFIWKISRQQLGSDIIAVVLSAAGLIGFGVERLRAWRKGGGLASADLFLDALLMPPLIYFAFCVVNFQGGPDLLPLFPFFGIFTAWLVVAISRFLASSQRVSAALSASLITVAPVMASVLLLAILLVRGLTYGGESEVSLEDQRREFQAVAERLEPRDRIYVHGTLEILVLLNRANLSPYIMFDEGKDDFIMARKYGGSFRAFLDELGTAAPEIISLSRLKHVTHGAEFERWVLGRYDVLPVSGYDDIYVRKAE; encoded by the coding sequence ATGCAGGCGGCGAGCGCGCCGGATGAAGCGCCAGCGACGGGCGCGTGGTGGCGGCGCGCGCGCAACGTGCGTGCTGCATGGCTGGCGCTGGCGGCCTTCGCACTCGGCGTCAGCGTGATGCTGCTGCACCATCCGGGCCGCCTTGCAGAGCGCGGCGATCTCGCCATCTGGGATTACGTCGCGCAATCGATCCTGCGCGGCCAGGTGCCTTATCGTGACGTGGTTGAGATCAAGACGCCGGCCAGCGCTTATCTGAGCGCAATAGCGATGGCCGTAGGCCGCAGTGCCGGGATGCAAGACATTGCCGCCGTTCGTCTGCTTCAGGTCTTGCTCGTCGGCCTGCTTTCAGCCGTGACCTTTCTTGTCGCTGAAGCTTACCTGCGCAACCGGCTGGCCGCCCTCATCGCCTTTCTGATTCCGCTGCTGCCCGATCATCTGGTGGTCATGATTGCGGGGACACAGCCGAAGCTGCCGATGATTCTCTTTGGCATGCTGAGCTTGCTGCTGATCGCCAGGGATAAGCCATTCTGGGCGGGCCTCTGTTCGATGCTAGCGTGTTTGTGCTGGCAGCCGGGGCTGATGTTCACGGGAACGGCGGTGCTGATCTGCTCGCGCTACCTGACGAGCTGGCGCGACGGGCGAGCGTTGAAAGTGATGGCCGGTGCATTGATCCCGCTCGCCGCGATGTTGATTTATTTCGCCGCCGTCGGCGCATTGTCTGACCTGTGGACATGGACGATGACTTTTAACGCCAGCGTCTATGCGCCGCGCCAGGTGAAAGGGCCGTTGAGCGCCCTGGCGTTTATCTGGAAGATTAGCCGCCAGCAACTCGGCAGTGACATCATCGCCGTCGTCCTGAGCGCCGCGGGACTGATCGGCTTCGGCGTCGAGCGGCTGCGCGCCTGGCGCAAGGGCGGCGGCCTGGCATCAGCCGACCTATTTCTTGATGCGCTGTTGATGCCGCCGCTGATTTATTTCGCCTTCTGCGTCGTCAATTTTCAAGGCGGCCCCGACCTGTTGCCGCTCTTCCCCTTCTTCGGCATCTTCACCGCATGGCTGGTGGTGGCAATCAGCCGCTTCCTTGCATCGAGCCAACGGGTCAGCGCCGCGCTCTCCGCAAGTTTAATCACCGTTGCGCCGGTGATGGCTAGCGTGCTGCTCTTAGCCATCCTGCTCGTGCGCGGGCTGACTTACGGAGGCGAATCCGAGGTGTCACTCGAAGATCAGCGCCGCGAGTTTCAAGCCGTCGCCGAGCGGCTGGAGCCGCGGGATCGAATTTACGTTCACGGCACTCTGGAAATTCTCGTGCTGCTCAACCGCGCGAACCTGAGCCCGTACATCATGTTTGACGAAGGCAAAGACGATTTCATCATGGCAAGGAAGTATGGCGGCTCGTTTCGCGCCTTTCTCGACGAGCTGGGAACTGCCGCGCCCGAAATCATCTCGCTGTCGCGCCTGAAGCATGTCACGCACGGGGCCGAGTTCGAGCGCTGGGTTCTGGGGCGTTATGACGTGCTGCCTGTCAGCGGCTATGATGACATCTACGTCCGCAAAGCAGAGTGA
- a CDS encoding DolP-mannose mannosyltransferase, whose product MVEEVSSRSMTPMAQAARRLQAFWCEPAATRRLAVIAFVLGALVMLAYRPWRQFEAGDTAVYDYIAQSILRGQMPYRDVVDIKGPLGPYLSAAAIAAGRAVGLRDILAVRFFHLLMVGLLSAVTYLVGESYLRNRLAALIAFLIPLLPEHFALMTITGTQPKLPMILFGMLSLLLIARDKPFWAGLCSMLACLCWQPGLMFTGTAVLICSRYLTSWRDGRALKVMAGALIPLAIVLAYFYARGALADLWAWAITYNFSVFGPEAKSGLSQAITRLWQIIIRVFRYDRPLVILSLLGLLMFVGTRLRDKLKGRAALAAPDLFRDAAAIPALVYLAFCMINFQASADLIPFFPFIGLFAGWFFVEAGRLAATIATRWLKRGPRLWQREGLIPAVAACAILLVLTARVATYRIEGRTLQDQDEEFKTLAALLAPDDKIFVHGTVEILVLLNRPNLNPYVLLDWDADNFAGSRHAGGWEAIMDEMKAQAPKLVAITRLRAVTHRADFEQWVEQDYDKLELFKYDRVYIKKGDK is encoded by the coding sequence ATGGTCGAGGAAGTTTCAAGCCGGTCAATGACGCCGATGGCGCAAGCCGCGCGCCGCTTACAAGCGTTCTGGTGCGAGCCGGCGGCGACGCGCCGGCTGGCGGTCATCGCCTTCGTGCTGGGCGCGCTCGTCATGCTGGCCTATCGCCCTTGGCGACAGTTCGAGGCGGGCGACACGGCGGTTTATGATTACATCGCGCAATCGATCCTGCGCGGCCAGATGCCCTATCGTGATGTCGTCGACATCAAGGGGCCGCTCGGCCCTTACCTGAGCGCCGCGGCAATCGCCGCGGGCCGTGCTGTAGGCTTGCGCGACATTCTTGCGGTGCGCTTCTTTCACCTGCTGATGGTTGGTTTGCTTTCAGCCGTGACTTATCTGGTCGGCGAAAGCTATCTGCGCAACCGGCTGGCCGCCCTCATCGCCTTCCTGATTCCGCTATTGCCGGAGCACTTCGCGCTAATGACGATCACCGGCACGCAGCCGAAGCTGCCGATGATTCTCTTTGGCATGCTGAGCTTGCTGCTGATCGCCAGGGATAAGCCATTCTGGGCGGGCCTCTGCTCGATGCTAGCGTGTTTGTGCTGGCAGCCGGGGTTGATGTTCACGGGAACGGCGGTGCTGATCTGCTCGCGCTACCTGACGAGCTGGCGCGACGGGCGAGCGTTGAAAGTGATGGCCGGTGCATTGATCCCGCTCGCCATTGTGCTGGCCTACTTCTATGCGCGCGGCGCGCTTGCGGACCTCTGGGCCTGGGCGATCACTTACAACTTCAGCGTCTTTGGCCCCGAAGCAAAGTCCGGCCTGAGCCAGGCGATCACCAGGCTGTGGCAGATCATCATCCGCGTCTTCCGGTACGATAGACCGCTGGTGATTCTCAGTCTGCTCGGCTTGCTGATGTTTGTGGGCACACGGCTGCGCGACAAGCTCAAAGGCCGCGCCGCGCTTGCCGCGCCCGATCTCTTCAGAGACGCCGCCGCCATCCCGGCGCTGGTCTACTTGGCCTTTTGCATGATCAATTTTCAGGCGAGCGCCGATTTGATCCCTTTCTTTCCCTTCATCGGCCTATTCGCCGGCTGGTTCTTTGTCGAGGCCGGGCGGCTGGCGGCGACCATAGCGACGCGCTGGCTGAAGCGCGGCCCGCGGCTCTGGCAACGCGAAGGGCTGATTCCGGCTGTCGCGGCTTGCGCCATCTTGCTTGTGCTTACGGCGCGCGTGGCGACTTACAGAATCGAAGGCCGGACGTTGCAGGACCAGGACGAGGAGTTCAAGACGCTTGCGGCGCTGCTCGCGCCTGACGACAAGATATTCGTTCACGGCACGGTCGAGATACTGGTGTTGTTGAACCGCCCGAATCTGAACCCTTACGTGCTGCTCGACTGGGACGCTGATAACTTCGCCGGCTCGCGCCACGCGGGCGGCTGGGAAGCGATCATGGACGAGATGAAAGCGCAGGCCCCCAAGCTGGTCGCCATCACGCGCCTGCGCGCCGTCACTCACCGCGCCGATTTCGAGCAGTGGGTCGAGCAGGATTACGACAAGCTGGAACTGTTCAAGTACGACCGCGTCTACATCAAGAAGGGTGACAAGTGA
- a CDS encoding PSD1 and planctomycete cytochrome C domain-containing protein, whose translation MTKKQFYLAITFGFILLVFGVPRLSAWADQDKERAASRHIDFVREIRPIFERACYSCHGAATQVSGLRLDAKKPALAGGQAGRVIIAGQATASPLYQRIVGLGDLTRMPMKGKPLSAAEIELIRDWIDQGAEWPDDTDDSERPACVGCPDPQSAIRKHWAWVAPQRSPLPSVSNITWPKNPIDRFILARLDRERLKPSPEADRITLLRRLSLDLIGLPPTPEEVAAFVSDKSKDAYEKQVERLLASAHYGERWGRHWLDAARYADSDGYEKDKPRQVWFYRDWLIKALNRDLPYDRFIIEQVAGDLLPNATQDQIVATGFLRNSMINEEGGVDPEQFRMEAMFDRMDAIGKSVLGVTIQCAQCHNHKYDPLKQEEYYRLFAFLNSSHEGSVAVYTPEEEMQRTAIFRRTREIEANLQQGQPDWLSRMAKWEAQVKSEQPQWTIIRPAVDDISTGGEKMLPLADGSLLAQSYAPTKHRLKLTVKTEAQNISAIRLELLPDPNLPMGGPGRSIKGTGALTEFAVEAAPLNLFAKPLKLKIVRATADINPPEAPLEAIFDDKSNRRRVTGPIEFAIDGKDETAWGIDAGPGRRNQPRKAVFTLEKPISNPGGTVLTFYLTQNHGGWNSDDNQTNNLGRIRLSITSAADAVADPLPQQVREILSIPTEQRTPAQTQAVFSYWRTTVPEWQAANAQIAELWKQHPEGSSQLALSERDEARETHILTRGDFLKPTLAVTPGVPAFLHPMPKDAPPNRLGFARWLVDRTSPTTARALVNRVWQAYFGTGIVSTSENLGTQSEAPSHPELLDWLAVEFMDKGWSMKALHRLIVTSATYRQSSKVTPELYQRDPYNRLLARGARFRVEAEIVRDIALAASGLLNPAVGGPSVYPPAPDFLFQPPVSYGPKIWNEAKGPDRYRRAIYTFRYRSVPYPVLQNFDAPNGDVSCVRRSRSDTPLQALTTLNEPLFMESARALAWLTVRQGGQTDEQRLAYAFRRVLSRAPSAEESAELLGLFRKQKARFIAGELNPWNLAANDPDKPNPLPRDVTMDDVAAWTAVSRVLLNLDETITKE comes from the coding sequence ATGACAAAGAAGCAATTTTACCTGGCCATCACTTTCGGCTTCATCCTGCTGGTCTTCGGCGTTCCGAGATTGAGCGCGTGGGCCGATCAAGACAAAGAGCGCGCCGCGTCCAGGCATATAGACTTTGTAAGAGAGATTCGCCCGATCTTTGAGCGGGCATGTTATTCGTGTCACGGCGCGGCGACGCAGGTGTCGGGCCTGCGGCTCGATGCGAAAAAGCCGGCGCTTGCCGGGGGGCAAGCGGGCCGCGTCATCATTGCCGGCCAGGCGACCGCGAGCCCGCTCTACCAGCGCATCGTAGGGCTCGGCGACCTGACGCGCATGCCAATGAAAGGCAAACCGCTCAGTGCCGCAGAGATCGAATTGATTCGCGACTGGATCGATCAAGGCGCGGAGTGGCCCGACGACACAGATGATTCCGAACGACCCGCCTGCGTCGGGTGCCCCGATCCGCAATCCGCAATCCGCAAACACTGGGCGTGGGTCGCGCCGCAACGTTCGCCGCTCCCATCCGTGAGCAACATTACATGGCCGAAGAACCCGATAGATCGCTTCATCCTCGCGCGCCTCGACCGCGAACGCCTCAAGCCGTCGCCTGAAGCCGACCGCATCACCTTGCTGCGCCGCTTGAGCCTCGACCTGATCGGGCTGCCGCCGACGCCCGAAGAAGTCGCCGCCTTTGTCAGCGACAAAAGCAAAGACGCATACGAGAAGCAGGTCGAGCGCTTGCTGGCATCCGCGCACTATGGCGAGCGATGGGGCCGTCACTGGCTCGACGCCGCGCGTTACGCCGATTCGGACGGCTACGAGAAAGACAAGCCGCGTCAGGTGTGGTTCTACCGCGACTGGCTGATCAAGGCGCTGAATCGTGATCTGCCCTACGACCGGTTCATCATCGAGCAAGTGGCCGGCGACCTGCTGCCCAATGCGACCCAGGATCAAATCGTCGCCACGGGTTTCTTGCGCAACTCGATGATCAACGAAGAGGGCGGCGTTGACCCCGAGCAGTTTCGCATGGAAGCGATGTTCGACCGCATGGATGCCATCGGCAAGAGCGTTTTAGGCGTCACCATCCAGTGCGCCCAATGTCACAATCACAAATACGACCCGCTCAAGCAGGAAGAGTATTACCGCCTGTTCGCGTTCTTGAACAGCTCGCACGAAGGCAGCGTCGCCGTCTACACGCCGGAAGAAGAAATGCAGCGCACGGCCATCTTTCGCCGCACGCGCGAGATCGAAGCCAACCTGCAACAGGGCCAGCCGGACTGGTTATCGCGCATGGCGAAGTGGGAAGCGCAAGTCAAAAGCGAGCAGCCGCAGTGGACAATCATCCGGCCCGCCGTTGACGACATTTCGACCGGCGGTGAAAAGATGCTACCGCTGGCGGACGGCTCGCTTCTGGCGCAGAGCTATGCGCCGACCAAGCACCGCTTGAAGCTGACCGTAAAGACCGAGGCGCAGAACATCTCGGCGATCCGCCTTGAATTGCTCCCCGACCCGAACCTGCCGATGGGCGGGCCGGGCCGCTCGATCAAAGGCACGGGGGCACTGACAGAGTTTGCCGTAGAGGCCGCGCCGCTCAACCTGTTCGCCAAACCGCTCAAGCTGAAGATTGTCAGAGCGACCGCGGACATCAACCCGCCGGAAGCCCCGCTCGAAGCCATCTTCGATGACAAGAGCAATCGCCGCCGCGTCACCGGCCCCATCGAGTTTGCCATTGACGGCAAGGACGAAACCGCCTGGGGCATAGACGCCGGGCCGGGCCGCCGCAACCAGCCGCGCAAAGCTGTCTTCACGCTCGAAAAGCCGATCAGCAATCCCGGCGGCACTGTGCTGACCTTTTACCTGACACAGAATCACGGCGGCTGGAACAGCGACGACAATCAGACCAACAATCTTGGGCGCATTCGTTTATCGATAACCAGTGCGGCGGACGCCGTCGCCGACCCGTTGCCGCAGCAGGTGCGCGAGATTCTTTCGATTCCGACTGAGCAGCGCACGCCGGCGCAGACGCAGGCGGTCTTCAGTTACTGGCGCACGACGGTCCCCGAATGGCAGGCGGCAAACGCGCAGATCGCCGAGCTGTGGAAGCAGCACCCCGAAGGCTCGTCGCAGCTCGCTCTGAGCGAGCGCGACGAAGCGCGCGAAACTCACATCCTGACGCGCGGCGATTTTCTGAAGCCGACCTTAGCGGTCACGCCCGGCGTCCCCGCTTTCCTTCATCCGATGCCCAAGGATGCGCCGCCGAACCGCCTCGGGTTTGCTCGCTGGCTGGTTGATCGCACCTCGCCGACAACGGCCCGCGCGCTCGTCAACCGCGTCTGGCAGGCTTACTTCGGCACGGGCATCGTCAGCACCTCCGAGAATCTCGGCACCCAGAGCGAAGCGCCTTCACATCCTGAGCTGCTCGATTGGCTCGCCGTCGAATTCATGGATAAAGGCTGGAGCATGAAAGCGCTGCACCGGCTGATTGTGACTTCGGCCACTTATCGCCAATCATCGAAAGTCACGCCGGAGCTTTACCAGCGCGACCCCTACAACCGTTTGCTTGCGCGCGGCGCGCGCTTTCGCGTCGAAGCCGAGATCGTCCGCGACATCGCGCTGGCGGCAAGCGGTTTGTTGAACCCGGCAGTCGGCGGCCCGAGCGTTTATCCGCCGGCTCCGGACTTCCTGTTCCAGCCGCCCGTCAGCTATGGCCCGAAAATCTGGAACGAGGCGAAGGGGCCGGATCGTTACCGCCGCGCCATCTACACGTTCCGTTACCGCTCGGTGCCATACCCTGTGCTACAGAATTTCGACGCGCCGAATGGTGATGTCTCTTGTGTGCGGCGGTCGCGCTCTGATACGCCTTTGCAGGCGCTGACGACGTTGAACGAACCGCTGTTTATGGAATCGGCGCGGGCGCTCGCCTGGTTGACGGTCAGGCAAGGCGGGCAGACGGATGAGCAGCGGCTCGCGTACGCCTTCCGCCGCGTGCTTTCGCGAGCGCCGAGCGCCGAAGAGAGCGCCGAGCTGCTCGGCCTCTTCCGCAAGCAGAAGGCGCGCTTCATCGCCGGCGAGCTGAATCCCTGGAACCTGGCGGCGAATGATCCGGACAAGCCGAACCCGCTGCCCCGTGACGTGACCATGGACGATGTCGCGGCCTGGACTGCCGTATCGCGCGTGCTGTTGAACCTTGACGAAACGATCACCAAAGAGTGA
- a CDS encoding glycosyltransferase family 39 protein, whose protein sequence is MKTIAPPAPVSQRRRAETLKDVAALVAVLVVTAVVYGALFNRESVLSYSIGYNLYSAERILAGEVPYRDFHTLYPPETLYLNARLFQWFGVSLYTALFGVFVFKTLTVLFIYLSGRELLSRGQALAVAALALVWLRPNGPFKAVPMHYGALFLAIALWLLLKHARRPRAGLLFAAGIALGVLATFKHNIGAYALAGALIVALLDDERLSLRPSALLRQWRRAATLLAGFLLPVVPVLIYMKSQHALGAMTRALLFGPGEFLLNRLASVPSPDVPLLYAAALAAIGLITMKMQVSRSTISMIWGATIIANLAFFLLGPQSAIDKLIFYLPILIIVAAVAVVLFNKETEASGRRALLAVAVAAAAAFMEAFPRFAREQAIAAMPFVVLLLFVLITPGSAGVSPAFFRMGEIGGRDARAPRPGLLAPLMVILTMAFALAGGRLLFNTVFDAGPRLRSNTELALDRGRGVYFPPAQANEIESVVAYIQQRVPPDGYFFPQSYAGSSYLFLADRRNPSGAQFWGGVGVSAMERARTLEGLDANHVNLILTSDRDMAAERYAPLRDYIERNFRATATFGEVVILERQEE, encoded by the coding sequence ATGAAAACCATCGCGCCGCCCGCGCCCGTCAGCCAACGCCGCCGCGCTGAAACCCTCAAAGACGTCGCCGCCCTCGTCGCCGTGCTCGTGGTGACGGCAGTCGTCTACGGCGCGCTCTTCAACCGTGAAAGCGTGCTCAGTTATTCCATCGGCTACAACCTCTACAGCGCCGAACGCATTCTCGCGGGCGAAGTGCCTTACCGCGATTTTCACACGCTCTATCCGCCGGAGACGCTTTATCTGAATGCCCGGCTGTTCCAGTGGTTCGGCGTGTCGCTCTACACCGCGTTGTTTGGCGTCTTCGTTTTCAAGACGCTGACCGTGCTGTTCATCTACCTGAGCGGGCGCGAGCTTTTATCGCGAGGTCAGGCGCTCGCCGTCGCGGCGCTGGCGCTCGTGTGGCTGCGACCGAACGGCCCTTTCAAAGCCGTGCCGATGCATTACGGCGCGTTGTTTCTGGCCATCGCCTTATGGCTGTTGTTAAAACACGCGCGCAGGCCGCGCGCAGGCTTGTTGTTTGCCGCGGGCATCGCGCTCGGCGTGCTGGCGACGTTCAAACATAACATCGGCGCTTATGCCCTGGCGGGAGCGTTGATCGTCGCGCTGCTTGATGACGAACGACTCTCGCTGCGACCGTCGGCGCTGTTGCGGCAATGGCGACGCGCGGCGACGCTGCTTGCGGGGTTTCTGCTGCCGGTCGTGCCGGTGTTGATCTACATGAAATCGCAGCACGCGCTCGGCGCGATGACGCGGGCTTTACTCTTCGGGCCGGGCGAATTCCTGCTGAACCGGCTGGCGAGCGTGCCGTCGCCGGATGTGCCGCTGCTCTACGCGGCGGCGCTGGCAGCGATTGGCCTCATCACCATGAAGATGCAAGTCAGTCGCTCGACGATATCGATGATCTGGGGCGCGACGATCATTGCGAATCTCGCCTTCTTTCTGCTCGGCCCGCAGAGCGCCATAGACAAGCTGATCTTTTACCTGCCGATCCTGATCATCGTCGCGGCGGTGGCGGTTGTCCTCTTCAATAAAGAGACGGAAGCGAGCGGGCGGCGCGCGCTGCTGGCCGTAGCGGTCGCGGCGGCGGCGGCCTTCATGGAAGCCTTCCCGCGATTCGCCCGCGAGCAAGCCATCGCCGCCATGCCTTTTGTCGTCTTGCTGTTGTTTGTGCTGATAACGCCTGGGAGCGCGGGCGTCTCGCCCGCTTTCTTTCGCATGGGTGAAATAGGCGGGCGAGACGCCCGCGCTCCCAGGCCCGGCTTGCTCGCGCCGTTGATGGTGATCTTAACGATGGCGTTTGCGCTTGCCGGCGGGCGCTTGTTGTTCAACACCGTCTTCGACGCCGGCCCGCGGCTCAGGAGCAACACCGAGTTGGCGTTAGATCGCGGGCGCGGGGTTTATTTTCCGCCGGCGCAGGCGAATGAGATTGAAAGTGTTGTCGCTTACATTCAACAGCGCGTGCCGCCGGATGGCTATTTCTTTCCGCAGTCGTACGCCGGCTCGTCTTATCTATTTCTGGCCGACCGCCGCAACCCGTCGGGGGCGCAGTTCTGGGGCGGCGTCGGCGTCAGTGCAATGGAACGCGCCCGCACCCTTGAAGGGCTCGACGCCAATCACGTCAACCTGATTCTCACAAGCGACCGCGACATGGCGGCAGAGCGTTACGCGCCGCTGCGCGATTACATCGAGCGCAACTTTCGCGCGACCGCCACCTTCGGCGAAGTCGTCATCCTCGAACGGCAGGAGGAGTGA